The window TATCTTTGTTGACTTGCTTTTTATACATGGGattttgtttgtgtttcttttttatGCCTGAGCAACCATGGAACTCTGTTAAGTTCTATATACAATTTTATGAAAATAAACAGCTTCTAGATAATGATTGTTGTTATCAATTACTTATAACAATTTCCACCTTAGGAAGGACAGTCTAAATTAAACTAGAAATAGAAACTAAAATGGATGCTATAAAATTATCACCTTTATGTATAGCTCCTGGACCTCTTGGAAGAAGCTCTTTATTCCATCCTCATTACGAGAATCATGTAATAACATAAATCTAGTGTGTATGAAGTTGGTTAAAGTGCACAAAAGTGAAAAGCAAACCCCATAGATCAATAATATAACCTAAAGAAATGTTCTAATAGAATTCAACTTTCTAGTCATGATTTTGCAGAATTCCTTTCAACATTTCCAAGGTAACTATGAATGGAAAAACAGAAATTGTGAAATGTATCAGTGAATATTGGCAGCCTAGACAAttgattaattaggaaattttatgcACTTTGCTTTCTCATTTCTAGAACAAGGTGGAGCAACGAAAAGGCATTtttaagagttctattaaattgTCTACTAAGAATATTATTTCAATGAACTGTCATTAGGATATGACCAGCTGTAACGTATACAGACACCACAAGATCATTGAACTTATCCACTGCCTTCAAGAACCTGCAATCACATAAGCACTGAGCGTAGGTCATTGTAGAAGACAGTAAGGATCAGTTCAATCAGTGTACAAACAGCAAACAAAAAAAAGCATCATTACAGTGACTCACATAGCATTTGTGGTCCATGCAAGGTCTTCTACAATATCCAAAGCTGCATGTAGAATGAACTGATGCTGCTGAGAAGCTTCTTCTTTCTGACATATATAAATATCTAATATATAAATTTCCATTGTGCATATAATTAGCAACGACATTAGTTAACTCGTACAAAAACTTGTCAATGATCTAATGAAAAAGATTGATATGACAGTAAAACAAATTCTTTGTGCACAAAAACAAGTGACCAATATAAAAGAGAAATAAATGCACTTCAAGCGTCAAAATGGAGAATCTTACATAATGCTATGCACAAAAAAGTGTTGGATTGTCAAGGAAAATTGCCATTAATCATTCTTCGCCAACTAAAATTGGGTTTGGCCCAATCCTTTATTCAAGATGTCTCTCATTGAATATATGGAAATTTTCAGTGAGATTTTATCAAGAGTGAGTGTGAAGCATGCAATGATCTCTTAGtaactaatttgaaaaactaaattttatattcttttttaTGAATAAAAAGCTAGTAGACAAATATTCACCAATGCCTATATAAATATGTAAAGGAAGAGAATATGTACAGCAGTTTGTTGCGGATGAGGTGATCCACAGGACACAGAATACAATATAAATATGCATACCTACAATCTGGAagtaataaaaaacataaaagaaaaggATAGTTTAGTGCGTAAAGCTCTCGCCAATGTGGGGTCTCGGAGAAAGATCTATTGTACGCAATCTTATCCTTctttgcaagaggttatttccGAGACTCAAACCTATGACCCCATGGTAGCAATTTTACCATTGTGCCAAGCTCCCCTTCTATAAGTGAACATTCTTGACCAAGAGAAAGGAGGGATATGTATTGCACAACTTTCAACCATTAAACAAATGGTGATTTAAGAAATTAGCCCTTGCTACACTGATTGTGTGGCATATAGAAATAGTgccatgagagaaattattggtgGAAATAGTATCACTTTACTATCAAAATACAAGTTGAGTAGAGGAAAAGGTGGAGTACGAAATTAAAAATCAAAGTGAGAGATAAAATGAGAAACCAAAGATAAGAAAGATGGATACTTTTGCTGCGGAGCCAACTTCAGCTTCGTAAATTGGAATATCATGTCTACTGACGATAATGAAGCATGCCGTACCAGCCATATCAAGAATCTATAATCCAAGACCTGAAAGGCAGAGCAGTTTTGCAAAATCAATCTCTACTGAAAAAGGTTTCCTTCAATTTCAAATTCCTTGATAAAAGAATTTCACGAGAGGATGTAAACCCTGTTTAAGCAAGCATACCCCAGAACATGTATGCACAACCAAATAGTCAATCCAATGTTTAAACAAAATCAGATCTTATTTCATAAAGTAAACCCTGCTTAAACAAGCACAACTTTAGGCATGTATACGCAACCAAAAAGTCAACCCAATGCCTAAACAAAATCAGATCTTTCGGTGGAAAACCACTTGAACGGATAAGTTCAACTAAATTATCCGCCCAACCTAAGAAGACTGAACAATATCCAGGGAGAGACATACCTCGACGACAACAAGAAGACTGAAGCCACAGTAGGGTCTACCCGGAGGGGAGTCTTCTACCACCGTTcaaaaggaagaaggagatcggGAGTGGGAAAATGGGGATCTGAATGAGGGAGGGATTTCGCTGTAGGGAGGAGACGGGCTTGAGATCCCCTTCCTCCAAATCGCAATGGAATGCGAAGGAAACCCCGAGTGAACCGCCCCGGTTCAGTTGAATTAATCCGACGAAGTACAAACTGACCCGGTTCAGAGCCAAATCAACATTGGTCAAGCCGATAAAGGCCGGGTAAGTCCAAATTGAGCCCATTTCTGGCCCAAACCCAAACTAACCCACttctcaaattttctatttccattttcttgttttttttaatatagataaaaggaaacccaattttagtttaatatcttattttaaaaatgtttgaaGGTGTTGAAGTATattgattttaataaattaagggccgaattaatatttttaaattttaaaattttggagaGGTAAAGTGTAATTTTCTACTCTCCAGGACGcgctttttcttttctcccttttCTATATAAAAAGTTCTGCGCACTGTTCCGTTTCCCAATCTCCGTTTCCCAATCTGCTAGCCGAAGCTCTTCCCCTTCTCCTCCGTCCTGCCGTTGCTATTGCTCGAAGCGGGGGTCGTCGATGGCGGAGCAGTTGACGGATGACCAGATCGCGGAGTTTAAGGAGGCTTTCAGCCTCTTCGACAAGGACGGCGACGGTCcgatttccctttcctttccccttttgtGGCTTGTCCTTGGATCTCGttcctttattttcttcttcgTTCACTGATTTTCTGGTCAGTGGTATTGttcctctattttttttaatggatTCTCTGTGGACGGATCGGTGCTATCGGCCTTTTGCTAGATCGACCTGACTATAGGGATCTGCCTGACGCTTCTCTATGGTTTGCTCGATCTATGCAGGGCAGGTTAGGGGTTTTGTTGATATCCTCGATTGAACTGATGGATTGCCCTCGGGTTGATTAGATTTAGCTTACTCTTCTACTCGATCTGCTTAGACAGATTTGTTCGTATCTAAGTCCTTACATAGTCGCACCCGTATCCTACACCATAATTGCCTTGGGTTGGTTAGTCAACGCTAAAGTTGAAATTTTAGTAAAAGGCCGCTGTTAAATAAGCCTCAAAATtcgtatttttttttataattatagtatTCAATATAAGAAAATATCATCAACAGGTCCATCCTGATTTATGTTCGTTTGACGAGAAAAGGACCTTAGTTGATCGTTTGTATAATGAAAGGTCAGAAACTAGTCTTAATCTTGTCCAGTCCATTTTACTTTCTTGTAGTTGTGACAGCTATATTCTGTTGACTAGCATATCTGCTCTTGCTTATTTTGGATTCCGTTATGTTAAGGTGGGATTTTAAGATTAGATTGTTTATCCATAACTTGTATTATGCAAGTCCCTTCACTTCATTGCAAGACACAGAGTGACTGGAAGAAGGCCAGTGGACTTCAAAGATAGACAGGAATGATATTTATGTTATGTAGGAGGCATCTGATTTCTTGTATCTCTTTTGACTCAAATTTGTTAATATTCAATTGGAGCTTTATTTGCTTTGTCTATCCATTTGGTTGTGATAGTCTAATTCGGTTAATAATATCTTTCTACTATAGAAAATAAGCAAGGAATTAATATTAGTACCATAAATTCCATATCCATATTTGAATAATAGTGATGTCTCATTTCCATTTCAataggagtgaatatagtaccaaTAATTTTATACCCATATTGAAATAATAGTGATGTCTCATTCCCATTTCTATAATGCATGTAATCTGAATGGAGTTGTCCTATTGATCGTTTcacatttctctttttttttccataGAATAATATATGGGTACTTGATAAGATAAACATGAAGCTAAACAGATGAAAGAATGGCGTAATATCTGAACAACTGTAATGTGCAATATAACtaaaataaatactaaaactTAATATGACACGAGTAATGAATATTGAGTTGCTCAATACAATTTAAATCTTGAAGTAACATATTGTGGATATAAAGACAGTGCTTCAAAATAATTTAGTATAATAGCAGACAAAAAGGAGGAAAAAATGTGTCTCATGTATAGCACGCAAAACTTTAAAGAGAACACAAAATTTAAGTTTTACACAACATAAGATATCAACAATTTTATTGATTACATGGTTGATTATAATGCCCTTATATAAAATTTGTAAGCCAAATGAGCAAATTACTCTTTTTTATTGTAATACACTGttcggaaattaaaaaaaaaaggattttgTCATTGAAAATCTCCAATGTCAATTTGCATCCTGTTTCTTCATTCCCCCTGCAAATTATGACAAGTCTGATGAAATGACATTGACCTTTATAAACCTTCTCAAAGCATACTTGTTTACTGAGTTTGTTCAGCTATTTTTGTCTAGTTAGATTGGTAATCTAGTTCTCCTACACTTTTTTAGGTTCGCTAGTTTTCTTTGTTCCATTACATAAGATTGAAGTTCTTgaacttttaaaattttcaaaaagtgCACACTTGTTTGTAACTTTTTTTTTATCAGTTTTTTCCCATTATATTATAGGTATAATTCTTTCACGCAAAGTAATTTGTCTGtgtaaaatattttcaaggaaaTTTTTTACGAGGAAAATAGATCATTTCTTTGTTTGACGGTGATGCAAGGAAAATATTTCCCTTCTGATCTTTACTTCCATGACCTTGAAGCTGGGGTTCACTTCACTACTCGCAACTACTTGCCAGCTTGCCAATGGTGAGGCTGCCTGCTTGATCCTTGCTTGTGAATGTTTGCGATGCCGCTTCTACTACTTGTTGCCACTTAGGTTGTCTGCTCATGATTGAACTCTTTGTGAGTGCAACTTCTTCCTGGTGTGATTAACTAGGCTGAGGTCCAGTGGAGTTCCAGATGGGCTTTAGAGGATTGTTCACTGGGTAGAGGACATCTAGGATTTGTGGATGGGATTGGTGTCAATGGAGGTGTTCGGGTGGGAGTAGCTCGCATAGAAGTGATCAAAGCAACTAAAGTAGACGATGGGGTATGGGGTGGGTGTGATGGATGGGGAAGGGAAGTCTTCATTGGCCATCGACCAACATGATATTTTTCATtgtgtaaaaaaataaataaatatgataatcTCAGTTAGTTTCATTGATTATTTTTGGGGTGACCGGTTCGATCCCATGGAAGTTTTCCATCGGCCACTAGGATAAATCGGAAAGCGCACGTGGCGGCCAGCCCAGAAGctcagcatcctttgattacgccccccatttggaggaaaaattcctgcaaatatgTCGTAGTTGGGGTTCGAACCGTGGGTGTTTCGGAGACAACCTGGATGTCTTACCGCAGCACCATGACCCCGGGGACAGATGTTTGATTAATTTTAGCTAGCACTTGCAATTAACTCCGGACTGGAATATGTTTGATGAATTTGTTCTTAAAAATTCTTAATCtatgatgctttctattttttatCAGATTGATAGTTTATTATTGAATGACATATTGCTTATTTGTCATCATGCTGGAATTAGGTAACTAAACATATATCCATTTTGTTCGTCAAGAGCCTATAATGCATGTTCTTTTGCAAACTATTTTGATAGTTATTTTTTCTATTTGGATGAAACTTAATCAGGCTGTATAACAACCAAGGAGCTTGGGACTGTGATGCGATCATTAGGGCAGAATCCTACCGAAGCAGAGCTGCAGGACATGCTCAACGAGGTCGACGCCGACGGCAATGGAACTATCGATTTCCCAGAGTTCCTCAACCTGATGGCACGCAAGATGAAGGACACCGACTCCGAGGAGGAGCTCCGGGAGGCCTTCAGAGTGTTCGACAAGGATCAGAACGGCTTCATTTCCGCCGCCGAGCTTCGTCATGTCATGACCAACCTCGGGGAGAAATTGACCGACGAGGAGGTCGACGAGATGATCCGCGAAGCCGATGTGGACGGTGATGGCCAGATCAACTACGACGAGTTCGTTAAAGTCATGATGGCCAAGTGAGGAGATGATGCCGTATGCTGTGTTAATCTATCTCATTTCCCTAGATCATGCTTAAATTCTTCTTGCATTTTGACTGATTGTTATCTTTATTATGTGTGTGAAATTTTACACAACTTCAATTTCAGTCTCTTTTTTCATGATTCATCAAAAAGGAAGAAAGGATATTTAAAAGCCTtccgtccttttcttcttcccatgAATCCCCAGTAGATGAGGCACGTAGGCAAGCAGCATAATGCTGCCTACCATGGGCCCTAGCTTCTGCTTTAGATTACACTGCCGTGTCAGATTGTGTCGAAATCTTTGGATAAGGATAATTCCAGTGTATGCCAGTGCTTTACCCTATCAATAATCCACTTTGACTTTTCTTGCTCCCATGAATCCCCAGAAGATGAGGACACGTAGGCAAGCAGCATAATCTGCCTACCATGGGCCCCAGCTTCTGCTTTAGATTCCACTGCCGTGTCAGATTGTGTCGGAATCTTTGGATAAAGGATAATTCCAGTAATGCTAGTGCTTTACACTTTCAATAATCCTCTTTGACTTTTGGATCATGTTGATGATACCCTCTATCCGTCAGTTTCTATCATTAATGGTGCAAAACTTATTTCAATGATAGAAACTTATTTCTCTGGACTTTATGATCAATAATTTTTAACTCAAATTTACAgatacataatatatcaaattaaaatctattaaaaatttacatttattattaaatataatctatataaaaattattatttaaaatcttcTCAAAGATTACAAATAATATTTATCATTATGTTAACTATttaaaatagttatttaattaatattcaaccatttatattttttcattcctttttctaaaattatgaattttaaatgTTTATTTCTTAATATTCTACTTAATCAAGGAAATCAATATCCAATCTATTGATCCAATCTTGATCCTAAATAAATCAATATCCAATCTACTGATCCAATCCTGACCCTAGGTCGATCTGGTATAGTATAGGATCACAATTCTATATGATCTTCATCACTTGGGAAGGAAAGAAGACAAAGAGGTAATAGAATTCTGCAGAAAAGAGCATTATGCTTTTGCTTAATTTATACAGCTCCAAGAgaatatatatttatctatatactACATTTGCAGCATTACATGATTCCTTGCCTTCCACTAAAAATATGCAAGGAGGAATCATTTTAGTAGGGAGAAACAGGATACTTAATGAAAGAATCACAAAGGAGAACATGATGATCAGGTCCAGTTCATGTTGTTCTGCTCCAAAATAGGCGAAAACAATAAACAATCAAGAAATTGCACACACACTTTTATATGTAGCACAATAGGTGTTCCTACTTAAGCTTGTTCTTGCCCATCCTCAGATATCCAAACAACATCCTTGAGGCTGCTGGAGAGGTTCTTGTAAAACTGCAGGGCAGAGAAGTGATTGTAGAATCAGCCAATTCGAGTTCGATTTGTTTATGATTTGTTAGCTATGAAAAATGCACCACCAACTTCCAAAAAAGCTCAGAATATGGGAAGAACTTAGCTGAGGTTTCAGTTGGTCTACCTTGTGGAATTCTAGAGTGTCTCCTTTAGCTTTTCGTACCTCGACCATATGCAGAGATGGAGCGACTTGGAATACCTACAAGTGCATTGGAACAACCATTAGCAAAATGGAATCTTGCAGTCTCTCGGCGAAAAATGATGTTTCTTTAGAATGACCTCAGTTGCAACTTTGAGATTTCCCTTCCTTCCAGCTTTTATATTTTCTAGCCTCATCTGAACAATGAGAAATGCAAATTAAATATACTTCTTTCACCGTATTTCTTGCATCTTCTTCGTATTAAACCTCGTCTCGTATTAGTCCTAATTACTTTGAGCAGATAACAAATATTATATCTCTTGTTTGAGCTCTAGGCTATGCTATATCACTGCTTCAGCTTGTATTCAGTATTCAGATAGCTTGaatcctttttttttcttgtagAACATACCTTGTAGTTCTTCTTCTGAACATCGAATCCAAGTGGCTTTGCGGCCTCTTCGATCTTATCTATAATCTCTTTCGCTGGGCTTGTTGATGTGAATCttgtttctcttttaaattcctgtTTCAAAGAGGAATACTAAATGAAGCCTGATTATGAGTTGATGCACAAGAAGCTACCAAAAGACAGCACACTGTTTTCattttcatgaaaaataattgaaATTTAGTTGAACATCTGAACCTGCTCTGGGTCGAACAAATTGCCGAGATCTAGCCCTTTTGACATTGAGATCAGTTCAAATGCATTCATCGATGTTGGTTGCTCCTCTTTCTTCTCTGTCACATGATGCTCCTGCAACAGCAAGTGCAGATTAGCTTCACACAAGATAAGATCATATTCATCGCGTGCTCTGTCGCAAAAATGTTTACTAGAAACATTGGCCGAGGTTGCCAGTGAGACTCACTTCCGAATCCTTGAAAACAGCATCAACATCATCTGAATTTCCAGAGTAATTCTCCTCAAAAACCGGAGGCTTGTAGCCTTTCTTGAACCATTCATCCTCCAATATCTCCGAAATAGTTACTCGCTGAAATTAGTTTGAAAGGAGCATGTGGTTTTTACAACTCAAACAAATCGAAAGAAAGGCAAATGCATTTTTGCATTCAATCAAAATATGTGATACTAACAAAAAAGAAAGCAAAAGAAATCAAATGTAACAAATTGGATGATAAGGAAGGTTTAATACTAAGATCATTATAAACAAAGTCCTTACCGTCAATGGATTCGGGTCTAAAATTTTCGCCAACAATCTCATAGCGCCAAAGGAAAGCCAAGATGGACATGTGTATTCAGCAGATGAAATCTGCAAGTAAAATAAAAATGAGCATAATTTTCAAGAATGTAATGTGATGCAGTAACCCTGTTTACAATGTAATGCTCACTTTCTTGTACAAGGTGATAATATTAGAATCCTCAAAGGGCAGGTAACCTGCAAGCAGCACAAATAGGATGACTCCACAAGACCATAAATCTGCAGTTGCTCCGTCATAGCCTCTATCATTGAGAACCTAATACG is drawn from Zingiber officinale cultivar Zhangliang chromosome 1B, Zo_v1.1, whole genome shotgun sequence and contains these coding sequences:
- the LOC121990872 gene encoding trafficking protein particle complex subunit 2-like, which encodes MAGTACFIIVSRHDIPIYEAEVGSAAKKEEASQQHQFILHAALDIVEDLAWTTNAMFLKAVDKFNDLVVSVYVTAGHTRFMLLHDSRNEDGIKSFFQEVQELYIKILLNPLYLPGSRIASSHFDTKVRALARKYL
- the LOC121990861 gene encoding calmodulin-3-like, with protein sequence MAEQLTDDQIAEFKEAFSLFDKDGDGCITTKELGTVMRSLGQNPTEAELQDMLNEVDADGNGTIDFPEFLNLMARKMKDTDSEEELREAFRVFDKDQNGFISAAELRHVMTNLGEKLTDEEVDEMIREADVDGDGQINYDEFVKVMMAK
- the LOC121990822 gene encoding CBL-interacting protein kinase 32-like, with amino-acid sequence MNTTKIKRRVGKYELGRTIGEGTFAKVKFARNIETGEPVAIKILDKEKVLKHKLVEQIKREVATMKLIKHPNVVRIYEVMGSKSKIFIILEFATGGELFDKIVNHGRMREDEARRYFQQLINAVDYCHSRGVYHRDLKPENLLLDAYGNLKVSDFGLSALSQQVRDDGLLHTTCGTPNYVAPEVLNDRGYDGATADLWSCGVILFVLLAGYLPFEDSNIITLYKKISSAEYTCPSWLSFGAMRLLAKILDPNPLTRVTISEILEDEWFKKGYKPPVFEENYSGNSDDVDAVFKDSEEHHVTEKKEEQPTSMNAFELISMSKGLDLGNLFDPEQEFKRETRFTSTSPAKEIIDKIEEAAKPLGFDVQKKNYKMRLENIKAGRKGNLKVATEVFQVAPSLHMVEVRKAKGDTLEFHKFYKNLSSSLKDVVWISEDGQEQA